TTGCTTGTCCGCGATGATAAATCGTTTGTTTGTCACGACCGCAACGTCACGGATTGTTTTATAGGCAACCTCCGCCACTTCACCGTCAATAAGCAAATCCGTAATCTCGTCGGGAACAGCAACTTCTTCCGTAAACGTCCAAGCCATCATTGCAGTTAAATCAGCCATCATCGATACCTCCTTTTTATGTGTATCATTACATACTAGTCTATGGAAGTATAGAGTGAATTGTAAATTAGTTTACTTTTGTAGGATTGAGTCGAAAGACTGGGACCAAAGCGATAGTGTTGGGAGAACCAGCAATGCCGTAAATTCCTTTGGTCATCCAAAAATTAATTAAAACTCATAAAATATCTTTCTACCTATTTACGATTAAAACACAACATGTTAGGGTAGTAGATGTACATAAGGCACAATATATAGTATCGAACGATGGAATGGTACCGTTATCGGTTTAATAGGGAATCCGCAAATCGGAGCTGTCCCCGCAACTGTAAACGCAGACGACCGTCTCAAAAACCACTGCAGCGTAATGCTTGCGGGAAGGGGAGACGGAAGAAGGAAGCGTTAGCCAGTAGACCTGCCATCCATCGTCAAGCGACACTTTCTTCGGGGGTTGAGAGGTGGAAGCGAGCGGGTTTTTTGCTTTCATTTTTCAGGCGGGACCCGATCTGTTTCCTACATCAAAATCCATGAGCGATGACTCTACCGAAGAGGTGGAATCATCGCTTTTTTGTATTGTGCAACAAAGGAGGAATTGTTTTGATGACATTAATTCGTGAAAAGATGAATGTGGCTGGCATACTGGAGAACTTGAAGGCGGAGTTCGGGAAATCACGATTAGTCGCACTGGAAGAATCCAGCGATAAATGGCTAGAACGCCATCCAGACGGTAGCAAATCAGATTGGGCGAAGGCGATGATCTTGGAATCGCTTAGCCGTATCGACGAATTGGAGACGTATTGGACGTTTGTCGCAGCGCGGATTTATTTGCAGGAAGTTTATTCCCGCCAGGAACAGTTGCGAGGTGCAAAAGCTTATACGGATTTTGCAGACAATGTAGAGCGGCTCGTCAAGAAAGGCTTGTATACATCTGTTTTGATTGAAAAATATTCGCGGGAAGAATTGAAGCAGCTCGGCGAATTCCTAGAGCCGGAGCGGGATAATCAATTCACTTATATTGGTCTGAAGACGTTAATGGATCGGTACGTTGCGGTTGATTTCAATAAACGGCCGGTCGAACTCCCGCAGGAACGTTGGCTCATTATTGCGATGACACTTATGCAAAATGAAACGGAGCACCGACTTGATAAAGTGGCGGAAGCGTATTGGGCGATGAGCAATCTCTATATGACCGTTGCGACGCCGACGCTTGCGAACGCGGGCAAGCCGCATGGACAGCTCTCCAGTTGCTTCATTGATACCGTCGATGATTCCCTTCAAGGTATCTATGACAGCAATACCGACATTGCCAATCTATCGAAATATGGTGGCGGCATCGGCGTTTACATGGGCAAAGTCCGTTCGCGCGGCTCTTCAATAAGAGGTTTCAAAGGGGCGTCAAGCGGTGTCCTTCCGTGGATCAAGCAACTGAACAACACGGCGGTAAGCGTTGATCAGCTCGGGCAACGACAAGGGGCGATCGCGGTTTATCTCGATGTATGGCATAAGGATATCTTCACATTCCTCGATCTCAAGTTGAACAACGGGGATGATCGCTTGCGTGCGCATGATATTTTCACCGGAGTCTGCTTGCCGGATCTTTTCATGGAGCAAGTCGAAGCACGCGGCGAATGGCATTTATTCGACCCGCATGAGGTGCGGACTGTGATGGGGTATTCGCTTGAGGATCATTATGATGAAACGAAGGGAAGTGGTTCATTCCGCGAGAAATACGAGGAATGTGTCAATCACCCTGAATTGACGAAGGAAACCGTCCCGGCGATTGAAATCATGAAACGAATCATGCGCAGCCAGCTTGAAACAGGGACGCCATTTATGTTTTACCGTGATGAAGTAAACCGCGCCAATCCGAATAAGCATGAAGGGATGGTGTATTCGAGTAACCTTTGCACAGAAATCATGCAAAATATGAGTCCGACTGAGTTTGAATCTGTAACGCTTGAAGACGATATTGTCGTAACACGCTCCAAACCGGGAGACTTCGTCGTTTGTAACTTGTCGTCCATCAATCTTGGACGTGCCGTACCCGCAGATGTATTAGAGCGACTTATTACCATCCAAGTCCGCATGCTCGACAACGTCATCGATTTGAATAAAATTCCGGTCGTCCAGGCGCAACGGACGAATGGCCGATACCGTGGCATTGGGCTCGGGACGTTCGGTTGGCACCATCTGCTCGCCTTGAAAAACATCCAATGGGAATCGGGTGAGGCGGTCGAATTTGCGGATGAACTCTATGAGAAAATCGCCTATTTAACGATTAAAGCTTCGATGGAATTAGCGAGCGAAAAGGGAGCGTATCCTTTATTCGAAGGTTCGGATTGGCAGAACGGGGTTTATTTCGAACAACGTGGGTACGACTCGAAGGAATGGCGTGAACTGCGGATCGATGTGGCGACGAATGGCATCCGGAACGGATATCTAATGGCAGTTGCGCCGAATAGCTCGACGTCCGTCATCGCAGGATCTACAGCTTCCATCGATCCTATTTTCAAACCGTTTTATCACGAGGAAAAGAAAGACTACAAGTTGCCGGTCATTGCACCGGATTTGGACCATAACACATACGATGTGTACCGCCGCTCCGCGTATATTGTCGATCAGCGCTGGTCCATTAAGCAGAACGCGGCAAGACAGCGTCATATTGACCAAGCCATTTCGTTCAACGTCTACGTACCGAACAATATCCGCGCATCCGTCCTCCTTGATTTGCATTTGCAGGCATGGAAATCTGGGATGAAAACGACGTATTACATGCGGTCGACTGCGTCCGATATCGAGGAGTGCGAATGGTGTCATTCCTGATTGCCTATGCATCGTGGAGCGGCAATACGGAGGAAGTGGCGGAAATTGTGGAGGAGACGCTGCTTTCAGAAGGAATGGACGTGACTATGCATCGGATTGGAATCGGCCCGATACCTGAGCTGCGAAGATTCGATGCGATGATTATCGGTTCATTCACATGGGATAAGGGGGCAACGCCTGACGAAGTGAAGGATTTTGTTGCGGACATCGGCTACAAACCAAGAAACGTCTACGTCTTCGGGACTGGAGATACGCAGTTTGGAGGGGATGAGCTCTTTTGCCATGCCGCTGTTAAACTGGCGCGGTTTTATGAGTCAGCAATTGAACCTCTTACAATCGAGCAAAGCCCTCGTGGCACGCAAGAAAAGAAAGTCATCGAATGGTCGAAAGGAGTTTTTCAACATTGGCGACACTTACACGCGTTAAAGTGCTGAACCCGGCACATCCGAACAAATCAACAGCGATATTCGGTGGGAAAGCGAGCGGCATCCTGAATTGGAACGACCTTGCCCACCCTCATTTCTACACATTGCGACAAAAAATCCGCTCCCTTTTTTGGACGGCGAATGAAGTCGATATGACGCAGGACGTGAAACAATTTGCAAACTTGTCGAAAGCGGAGCAAGAGGCTTTCCTTAAGATTATCGGATTGCTTGCGACATTGGATGGCCCTCAAACCGTCATTGCGATGAAAATCGCGGATTTCGCAACAGATCCTTCGGTAAAATCAATTATGGCAACGATCGCCGATCAGGAAAGCGAGCATAACCACAGCTACGCGTACGTTCTGTCATCGGTAACGACGTTGGACAAGCAAATGGCTTCATTTGAAATGGGCCGCACCGATGAAGTTCTTATGAAGCGGAACGAGCGAATCGTCGACATCTATAACGAATTCGCCGAGAACCCGACGATTGAAACGGTGTTGAAAGCGATGGTGTACACGACATTGCTGGAAGGATTGTTCTTCTACAGCGGCTTTGCGTTTTTCTATAATCTTGCGCGCCATCAGAAAATGGTCGGCACATCGACGATGATTTCATACATCAATCGGGACGAATTGCAGCACGGCAAGGCGATCAGCGACATTTTTCGCGCTGCCCTTGCAGAAAACCCGGAGTACAATACCGAAGCTTTTACGGAGTGGATTTACGATCAATTCCGCCATTCAGTCGAGCAAGAAATCATATGGAGCCGGTATGTGCTAGGGGAGATCGATGGAATCGACCTTGACGAAATGGCGGGCTATGTGAAATATCGTGCGAATAAAATGCTTAGAATGCTTGGATTGAGTGAAATTTATCCGGAGTTTACCGACAATCCGATGAAATGGATCCGTGCATATGTCGACAACTTCGACGACACGAAAACGGATTTCTTCGAACAGACGTCGAGGCAATATGTGAAAACGAGTGATTTGAACGGGTTTGATGATTTATAATTAGTATAACGGTTTCGGTTGAAGTGGAGAAAACACATAAACGCACAGTACATTGCATCTGTGCGTTTTTACTTGCCATTTTT
The genomic region above belongs to Sporosarcina sp. Marseille-Q4943 and contains:
- a CDS encoding flavodoxin — translated: MVSFLIAYASWSGNTEEVAEIVEETLLSEGMDVTMHRIGIGPIPELRRFDAMIIGSFTWDKGATPDEVKDFVADIGYKPRNVYVFGTGDTQFGGDELFCHAAVKLARFYESAIEPLTIEQSPRGTQEKKVIEWSKGVFQHWRHLHALKC
- a CDS encoding ribonucleoside-diphosphate reductase subunit alpha, whose product is MTLIREKMNVAGILENLKAEFGKSRLVALEESSDKWLERHPDGSKSDWAKAMILESLSRIDELETYWTFVAARIYLQEVYSRQEQLRGAKAYTDFADNVERLVKKGLYTSVLIEKYSREELKQLGEFLEPERDNQFTYIGLKTLMDRYVAVDFNKRPVELPQERWLIIAMTLMQNETEHRLDKVAEAYWAMSNLYMTVATPTLANAGKPHGQLSSCFIDTVDDSLQGIYDSNTDIANLSKYGGGIGVYMGKVRSRGSSIRGFKGASSGVLPWIKQLNNTAVSVDQLGQRQGAIAVYLDVWHKDIFTFLDLKLNNGDDRLRAHDIFTGVCLPDLFMEQVEARGEWHLFDPHEVRTVMGYSLEDHYDETKGSGSFREKYEECVNHPELTKETVPAIEIMKRIMRSQLETGTPFMFYRDEVNRANPNKHEGMVYSSNLCTEIMQNMSPTEFESVTLEDDIVVTRSKPGDFVVCNLSSINLGRAVPADVLERLITIQVRMLDNVIDLNKIPVVQAQRTNGRYRGIGLGTFGWHHLLALKNIQWESGEAVEFADELYEKIAYLTIKASMELASEKGAYPLFEGSDWQNGVYFEQRGYDSKEWRELRIDVATNGIRNGYLMAVAPNSSTSVIAGSTASIDPIFKPFYHEEKKDYKLPVIAPDLDHNTYDVYRRSAYIVDQRWSIKQNAARQRHIDQAISFNVYVPNNIRASVLLDLHLQAWKSGMKTTYYMRSTASDIEECEWCHS
- a CDS encoding ribonucleotide-diphosphate reductase subunit beta, coding for MVERSFSTLATLTRVKVLNPAHPNKSTAIFGGKASGILNWNDLAHPHFYTLRQKIRSLFWTANEVDMTQDVKQFANLSKAEQEAFLKIIGLLATLDGPQTVIAMKIADFATDPSVKSIMATIADQESEHNHSYAYVLSSVTTLDKQMASFEMGRTDEVLMKRNERIVDIYNEFAENPTIETVLKAMVYTTLLEGLFFYSGFAFFYNLARHQKMVGTSTMISYINRDELQHGKAISDIFRAALAENPEYNTEAFTEWIYDQFRHSVEQEIIWSRYVLGEIDGIDLDEMAGYVKYRANKMLRMLGLSEIYPEFTDNPMKWIRAYVDNFDDTKTDFFEQTSRQYVKTSDLNGFDDL